GGCGTCGACCGCGCCAACGGTGAGAGCGGCGTCCGCGGTTCCCGGAGCGCTGACGCCGTAGGGGCTGTTGCCGCCGTTGCCCGCGGCGATGACGAACAGCGCGCCGGTCTCGGCACTGAGCTGATTGACGGCCCGGCTCATGGGGTCGTCCTGGGTGTGCCACACCGCTGTGCCCAGGCTCATGTTGATCACCTTGGCGTGCTCGGTCCGCGCCGCCCACTCCATGCCGGCGATGATCCCCGAGATGGGCCCTGACCCGCTGTCGCCGAGGACCTTGCCCACGACCAGGTCGGCGCCCGGGGCGACGCCCGCTTCCTGCCCGTCGGAGGCGGCTCCTGTTCCGGCCACGGTGGAAGCGGTGTGGGTTCCGTGTCCGTTGCGGTCCGTGACGTCCTCACCCGCCACGAAACTGCGTGAGGCGACAATACGGTCGGCCAGATCCGGGTGCGTGATGTCCGCCCCGGAGTCCAGTACCGCGACGCGGACGCCCGCTCCGGTGCCCCCCGCCTCGCGCGCCTTGGGGACGCCGATCTGCGCCGTCGTGTCGGCGAGGTCCGCCTGGACCTTGCCGTCGAGCCACACCTTGTCGATGCCGGCGGCGAAGGACGGCCTCGTTCCGGCGTACGAAGTCGTGCCGCTCCTGTCCCGCCGTGACGTGTCCTCGCCGTCCGTGCCCGTCAGGGCGGACCAGAAGGCGGAGGTCTTCGAGCGCCTGGCTACGACGGCCTCACTGTGGACGGACGGAAGGCGGAGCGTCGTCCTCGCTCCCGGCAATGGGGCAGTGGACCGCGGCCCTTCTCCAGGGTCGCCGCTCCGCGCGGCGGACGTCTGCGGGGAGCGGGTGATGATCAGGGGCAGGGCGTCCGCACGAGTGTCGTCGTAGCCCTGCGCTATCAACTGGCTGACGTTGAACAGCTGTTTGTCGAGGAGGCCGGTCGCGACATAGGGCATGGCGGCGTCGGGGTAGACGAAGGTGTCACCGCGCTCCATGGTGATCCGTACCGACCCGCGTGCCCCCGGCATCCGCACGACGTCGTCCACGGACACCGCACCGCCCGGTTCCTGACGGGCCGTCACCTTGTCACCTGTGATCAACGTCACCGTGATCGGCGCGCGCTGTACGGCATTTCGCTCGACGGGGGCGCCGTAGGCGTGGATCGAGGGACCGGCCTCGTGGGCTGTCGCGGGAGCGACCGTGGCGACAACTAAGGCCACGGCCATAGTCGTTGCCGCTCTTCGGGCATAGGGGAACAACACATTTCCTCCATCAGTCAGTGATCGACTGCATCCGACCACTCCGGGTGCGGAAAAGTAAGTACTTGAACGATCTACCAACTGCCGGTAACGCGGGCTCAGCCTGACGCGCGTTCCAGCCGGTCATGAACCCGCAACCGGCGGCGTCCACCCCCACCCAAAAGCCTGAAGACCCAGCAAGGCCGACAGACCAGACGCCGGGCTCGCACAAGGAGGGCGATGCCCCGAACCCGCTCGCGGCCGAGCGCGAGCAACGCCGTACGGAGCTTCACCCCGGCCAACGCCCACCGGTCCTCCTCGTGCTCCGCTCTCGAAGTCCAAGTCAGACAAGTCCCGGACAGGCGACACGTGGATGTGCAAGCGATACCTCAAGGCCTGCAAGGTCACCCGGGTCCGCAGGGCGTCCCAAGCCCGCTGCACACCTGCCCGACGGGGAGCGACCTCGACGCGACGCCCGAGAAGCGCCCCGCCGGCATCGGTCCACCGGTCGACATCACACCGAGGCACGACCAGCTGTGTGACCGGGCCGCATCGGTGCGATGGTGAGCAACTCGGTGATCTCCGGACCCTGCCGGACGAAGCGACCGGGCAACTCGCCCGCGATGAGCCGAAAGAGCAAGGTGGCCATGCGCACGAACATGTCATCTGTGGCAGCCGTCCATGCCGAGGGGGCAGACCGTGGACGGCGCCTCCCGCCGGGGCCGGTGCACTGACCCCAGGGCCCTGACACACCGTTGTTAGCATGGCCGGCATGGGATTGTCCCGTGCTGTCGGCCCGCCCGATGCAGACCTGGTGCACGCAGCGCAGGCAGGGGATGTGAGCGCCCTCGGCACCCTCCTGGCCCGGCACCGCCCGACGCTCCTCGCGGTCGCCATCGGCTTGCTCGGCCATGGCCCAGACGCCGAGGACGCCGTGCAGGAAGCGAGCATGATCGCTCTGCGCCGGATCGGCAGTCTGCGTGATCCCAAGGCAGTGGGTCCCTGGCTGCGCGCGGTGGTCCGCAACGCGTGCCGCATGCAGTGCAGGGCGCCCGTCCACCTGACGTTGGACGACAAGCTCGCGGCATCGATCCGTTCCGCCGAATCGGACCCTCAGGAGTTGCTGGAGGGACAGGGCACGCGGGACTGGGTCTGGCACGCCCTGGAAACGTTGTCACCCCCGCTGCGCCTGGTGCTGATGCTTCGCTACTTCAGCGGCGTGACCGCGTACCAGGACATCGCCGCGGCGTGCGGAGTGCCGGTCGGGACCGTGCGGAGCCGGTTGAGCGAGGCACGCGCCAAGCTGACACGGGCCCTCCTCGCAACGGCCGACACCGCGCACGGCGATGTTCGGGCCGTCACCGTGGAACGCAGCCTCCAGGCCGAGGAGTTGCTGAGGGCCGCGCGGCGCGGCGAGTCCCTGTCCGCGCTGTCCGCCGGCTGGCTGCCGACCGTCGCACTGTCCGGAGCCGGTGGCCTGCGGGCCACGGGGTACGACGTGCTGGCCCGTGGGCTTGAGCAGGACGTGGCCGACGGGGTGCGGCACCACTTGACCAACGTCGTCGCCGGCCGCGATCTCGCTGTCTGGGAGTTCACGCTGCAGAGTCCGCCCGAGGATCCTTTCCACTGTCCGCCCGGGGGTGCGTGGGTCCTGCATCTGCGGTCGGGCTGGGTGGAGCGGGCACGGCTCTTCCACACGCGTCGAGAGCCACCGGAACACGCCCGTGCGGGGTGACCCACGACACAGACCGATCTCCGAACTTCTCTGATCCCCTGCGCATCTGAGAGGGGATCACGTATCCGGCAGCCGTGCCGTCCACAGGGACGGCGCTCCGGCTGATCCGGTCCATCCCCTGTTCGGAGATCGAAAAATGCCTACCTACTCCCGGCCGGCCGAAGCGCCTGAAGACCTGCCCGAGCTGCTCCGCCCGGTGATCGAGAAGTACCGCGACGAGGCCGACGAGCTCCGCAGGCTTCCTGACGAACTCCTCGATAACCTGCGCACTCACGGAGCGCTTCGTCTCAATGCTCCGCGCGAGCTCGGTGGGTTCGAACTGCCGCTGGCCCGGTCCGTGGCCGTGATCGAGAAGCTTGCCCGGATCGACGGCCCGACGGCCTGGATCGTGTGGAACCTGAACGCCGGCTTCGCCGCGGCGTTCCTCGGCGAGACCATCGTCGAAGAGATCTGGGCCGACGGGGCGGACCCGATGATCGCGCATTCGAGTCAGCCCGGTTTCCTGGTGCCGGACGACGGCG
Above is a window of Streptomyces sp. SAI-135 DNA encoding:
- a CDS encoding sigma-70 family RNA polymerase sigma factor — translated: MGLSRAVGPPDADLVHAAQAGDVSALGTLLARHRPTLLAVAIGLLGHGPDAEDAVQEASMIALRRIGSLRDPKAVGPWLRAVVRNACRMQCRAPVHLTLDDKLAASIRSAESDPQELLEGQGTRDWVWHALETLSPPLRLVLMLRYFSGVTAYQDIAAACGVPVGTVRSRLSEARAKLTRALLATADTAHGDVRAVTVERSLQAEELLRAARRGESLSALSAGWLPTVALSGAGGLRATGYDVLARGLEQDVADGVRHHLTNVVAGRDLAVWEFTLQSPPEDPFHCPPGGAWVLHLRSGWVERARLFHTRREPPEHARAG